The following nucleotide sequence is from Corticium candelabrum chromosome 19, ooCorCand1.1, whole genome shotgun sequence.
GTCCTCTCCTTGAGTATATAAATTTTGTGAGAGTGGAGACTTGCTCTTGGCAAACACTTATTACACAAGCTGTCATACATATGCAAGGCAGATGCTGTTGGCTCAAAAGGCTATTGTGAAGGTATCCATAGCCAATCCTATAGTACACTCACGTGATGAGTCCCAAGTCCCTTTTGTAAACCTGTTTGAACAGGTTAAGGTTCCCTACTAATCTCGTTTGCTATGTCACTCTAGCTAATACATTAGATGATACGCACCTGATCTAATTGGTGGTCTAGTTTCCCCAAACTCTATACTTGTGCCTGCTCAGAAGCCGGAAGTCTAAGAAGTAAACCTAGACGTTGTGCATTCTGCGTAACTCTTGACTGCATACATTCATGCACAAACAGGTACAAGCAACAAATTTTGGTATATTGCATACAATATGCATAGAATACGCTAGTGCATACAAACATAATCATTACAAACATGTACCATGGTTACAAACGCAAATGGTTCAGCTAGAATTCCAAGCAAAGTGCTTTAGACTGTCCCCAACTCAAACGCTAAAATATGCTTCACTTTTCAAGCAAGATATGTATCTATTCAACACACAAGATACTGATACCAACAATGAGTATAGCCTCTTAGATTGCCTCTGAGGATGCTGTTTCTTGATCTTCATAGTGATCTTCAAAGTGTCTTCTTCGGTCATCAGCTGTAGCATCAATAGGAAATATTAGGCCACATGCAAAACACCTGGAAGGATTAGATATGTCCTCTGTGAGTGTAACCGGCACCACCTCAATCTGGGCAGGGTCCTTCCTGTGTCTGTCTCGCTTTCTGTCTTTCCGACTGGTATGCTTTTTGCTATGTTTCCGACTCGAGGAACTGGTCTTGCTTGCACCAGCATGTTGCTCAGATTTAGATATGACATAAGAAGGATTGTCAACTTGACTCATTTCCTCTTGTACACTTGGTGGACAAGCAATACAAACATCAGAAGTGCTGCTGAGAGGAATACTGCCTGAATTTTGCTGTAGATAGTCGCTTGTTGTTCCAAAAAGAAtctccgtttgtctgtctctcacgTGGATCTGCTCATTCAGCGTTTCACACCGGACTTCCAGTTTTCCAACATGGTGGAGCATTTTATTATACTCATTCTCTTTCTCGCGCAGTTGAACTTCCAActcttgtttctctttttgtgTTTCCTTTAACTCTAAACAACTATCATCTTTTTCCTTCTCGACCCTCATCAGATTTCTCTGAATGACGTGCAGCTGTAGTGTGACCTCATGGTGTGCCTCCTGACACCGTGTCAGTTCGACTTTTATTGCCTCCTTTGACTTCAGTTCGGTGTTTATTTTATCTTCCAGCATGGCAATTGTTGCCTTATCCTCAGCTAGTTTCTTGTAACTTCCTTTCAGTTTTTCAGATACTCTATTGTATGCCTGATTCTCAATTTTCCACATGCTTTGCAGAGCTGCATTACTCTTATCGAGAGGAGCTGCAATGGCGATATACTCCTTTACAACATTTTCAAGAGCAAGGTTTCTATCCTTGAGAAGACTGATCTCCTCCCTCAGTTCAATAACTTCTTTCATCATAGCTACAGCATCGagaacatcatcatcatcagactGTGACCTTGAACTTTCCATGCTGACTGGCAGCTCATCTGTTGGTACCTCAAGAGGAGCCGAAGGTTTGACATCTTCATCTCTATCCATAGACTCACTATTTCCATTTTCCTGGTTACTTCCTACTTGGTAGGAACAAGTAGCCAAACATCCTGGTTCCTGTAGAGGTTGGACATCTACTAATTGTCTAGACAATCCAGATTGTCTGGATTCTGTCTGAGCTCCTTCAATCCACATTTCTTCCTGAGAAATAGCCTGTAATTTCACCACCTCATTTTCGGTCTCACTCAATCCACTGCTACCAGCTCCTTCTACCTTGTGAACACAATCACGTGATCCCTCCTCTTCATCCACTTCTTCCATTCCCGTTGTTGCATCATTAACCTCCACTACTTGAGTGTGACTTTCCCGAGAAACTATAACTGTCTGCTGTTCAATTTCTTTCCTCCCAAATTCCTGAGCTTGTAGATCTTCAACTTCTCCGTTCAAAATCGTCGCGTCCATCTCATCCGCCCCGGGTTTCACCCCACTTTCCTTTTCCGCTTGGCTCACGTCTTCACAATTTTCGGCGCCTTTGACGGGGGCGTGAACGTTCCCAACACTTTGCAACCCACCTCCTTCGTCATCGCCATCTTGTCTTGTGTCAAACTTGAGCGGCGTCGACTCTAAGCTCGTCGACACGTACTCAAACGACGACATGCTGTCTCCATCGTGGGAGAAAGTGAAAGGATCACTCGACCCCAACACTTGACCCTTCCCGTCGACATACACAAACTGATACTGATCCTTGCTCGTGTCGTTTGGCAGCGACTTCTCCTGGAATAATATCACCTTGACATTGTCTTTTCCGTAAGCAGCAACAGAGGCCCACTCAAAACAAAAGTACGTAGCGACCGTCCGCCATCCAACCTTCAGGAGAGCGATCCAGGCTCCGTCGGTTGGCTGAGAGCTGATGCTGTGCACAAAGTGGCATGCGATCGTAGTTGAGCTCGGAAAGAGGCGAGGAACGTCGACAAACTCGACCGTCATCGTACACAAGAAATGGGGAATACCCTTGCGTCAACCAATTTATTTACGCAACCCATGTGAAAATTCCCCCTAGATATAAGAAAGCCGCTCCCACGGATGTTCAGTGAGATCACGAATGATTGCCTACTGCCCCTGCAAACCACGTACAGGCATGCTTCAAGTCTGATCAGCGTCCCTCCGTAGATAGAAACGCAATTAGTGCCTAGCAGAGAAATGGTCGAACTTATGCTGCAGACACAGGTAAGGCCACATAATATCTCTTTGGGTAGTTTGTCAATCTCTTGTAATGTCAATAATTCATGCATACAGAAACATTTCATTGACTGGCGATTCAATTCACTGAGAAGCACATGACATAATCATGTGACTTTCGTTGATGCCACAGCCAGATATAGATATGACATTCTTCCATACTGGAACAGTACAAAACCCGTACATTGACATTTAGATCCATTTATATCATCGGGCAGCACAATATGTGCATAAACAGACCATTTTAGAAAATGACAATGAGTCCTACGTAATAAATTCCTAAACTTTTGCACTTTCGTTTACGTGCAATCCGAATAAAGGAAAATGTTTCAAGGACCATCACAAGTCATATGATCTACATTCTGTGAATATACAGTACGTATACCAGCATACATCGCTACTCTACATATTGACCAGACGTCGCTCTATGTAACCAGTGTGTCATCCTTTCTATTCGACCAACAACAAGTCCATATTATGTACACGAGTTTCACTCCCATCCTCACACTTTAATGCTCATACGTCCATCAAGTCGATGAATGTTGAAAAACGCCTGTGGCTGGACCCACCATGTGTAGCTGAGCTCCAGTCAGGAGGCAAGTCTTTATGTTTATACTGCTGCTTTGCAGTTGTTCCATACAGAGGTAAAACCTCCTTAGCATGTGAAGACAATTTCTTGAGATAAACGTGAACATCTGTCCCGTACCCTTTCATCGAGGTCACCAACAAGTCGCCGGTGAAATATCGAGCATAAATACGAGACAACGGAAGACCATACCCATAACCAGCCTACAATGTCATTTACTATATAATCATTATGTACACATATAATACAAATCGGGTACCAACCAGTGGTGCAATGATGGCCGTAAGATTAGCATCGGGCTGCAACAAAATCTACAATTCTAGTTGTCGAAATTCAGTTAGGATCGTAAAATTTGAAATACCTGAGGTGCCGTAGAGTAGTGGTAGTGAAAAAGCTTGTGCAAGGCACTACGGTTTATTCCTCCTCCCTGGTCTGATACCTATATAAGATCATGAGTCCGTTGATAAATtacaaacaagagaaaacgCAAGGAAGATAGACGAACAATACATGAAGACTAAGATATCCTTCAAGTTAAGCAGCCTTAATCATATTAAGTCAATTTATTGAGCACACCTTAATGCATATGTCTTCTTTTCCTTTTGTGACCATCACTTCTATGGCAGGCAAGTAGTCACTGCTACTGTGATGCTCCACAACAGCTCTGCATGAGTTCTATGATATCACAGTAATTCACTCGGTGAAAACCACTACGCGACTAGTGAGGTGACCTTTAACAGTTCGAACATGATGTGAAAGAGATGGCTCGCCACGTAGGCAACAGTCATGCCATCACCTAGTGCAAAAACAACTAAGGATGTGCACACACATTGGCAACATTagaacacatgcacaacacagacaactaaagacaaacaacaacaatcatacCTAGGCAACACACatcacacgtgcacacacacacacacacacaacacacacatgtgcacacacaaacacacacacacacacacacacacacacacacacacacacacacacacacaaacacacacacacacacacacacacacacacacacacacacacacacacacatgcacgcacgcagaGTCACACAGAGAGTCAAGCACAAATGTAGAAATAAATGAAAACCTACCAAATAACTAACAGCAAACGCATTCAAAGGATGCAACCAACTGCAGTAACTAAATCATTACTCAATCATTACATGACACTCAAACGATACTAAACCATTGAAAAGACCGTGTTGTACAGCATGTTGCTGTTCACATTGAGGTATACCAGCAATGGCTCAATTATTTCACTTCATATGTTCGACAAATAAACTTCTATCACTATTTTATCTCCTACCTGGACTACCAATAGTTCTGAAAGTTACTGCAGGTGCCACGCTGTAGTAAGATTCGCATAGTCTTCGAGCATTAGTTGCAGCATCTGTGTGACACACAGGAAATTGATAAACACACTACTAAGCTGTCAACACATTTCAAGACAACAAACCTTGTATTACTGAAACAACGTTACAGTGAGTATCAATAATGCCAACATTGTGACCATCGGTCTCTTCATCAGCAAACAATGCCACTGAAATAGAAACGGTGTGTTTTCTAGTAATTTTAGTCtagattaaattaaattgtaaTTCTAAAATGTGTAATGGTGTGCTGTAAAGGGGCGTCTCCAAGTGGTGGAGGCGTTTCCCTCAATTAgaacaatgttaattaagattgcatgatgatgacccACCTACTGTGGTCGTCTCTAATCTGAAACACTGCAGTCACACTCTGATTGAATGCACACAGGCGTATGTAAACTATTGAAAAATGGTATTGAAAAATATTTCCTTTGACTTCAATACTCTGCCAAACAGAGGTGTCTCCCAGACACTGAGAGAAAGCCTTCTGCTTAAATAAATGCAAAGTGTAGGTGTAATGCTATCTCCAGGTATGCAAAACAGGTACTAATTGGAAGAGACAACAAAGTCTCATGCACACAGAAGCATTTCAAAGGTTCTCTTCCATTATACTAGAACATGAACATCAAAACATTACGGAAAAACTACAATATGTGTTATCTATGTCCCCTGTAGCTCTGCAAACTTCAGAATTCAGCAAGAGACAATGATCGCtttgcacacatgtacagtaccagtaTGCTCAACAAACTATGCATATGCGCAGTAATGATACATACAGTCAGACTTCATTATTCCGACACCCAATAACCCAACACTCACTTCTGACCAAGGTACATATACATGAAACCAATCTACACGGGCCACTGTGTATTTGCTACCGATTATCCGATAGTCACCTTAGTCCACAAAAACCTGTGGAACAAACATGGTTGAAATGACGATGTCTGACTGTATAGTGTGTGGATAACAGTTTTGGATGGATACAGAGGAATTCTATTGTATGATATGTTTGCCTATAAGTAATGTGTCTCACCGTGTTGTGAAAGGAGCAGTCTCATGCTGATCCTGTTCATGTAAAAGCGGTCTAAACGTAACAAAATGTCAAATTTACTTACTACTATCAGATAGTTACATTAGCAGTATGCtgccatacacacacacacacacacacacacacacacacacacacacacacacacacacacacaaacatgtggGTGTTCAGGCACGCAAGCTTGCTACCAAGCTAACAAATTCAATATTCCTTGCTAACACCATAATCCATAAATTTTTCTATGTATGTACAAAGTTACAATCTCCATACCCAAAAAGTACTGAATTTCAGCTCGATATGTGTCAACTGTATGCTCTCCGTACTTTTCTTTCATCTCATTAATTccctaaataaataaaaaaagtTTCAGATTGAGGAGTGACATCGGGGTCAATGGGACATTGTAACTCTGTCATACCTGAGCCATCGTTTCCACTACATTGGCGTGACGTTGCTTGATCCCGGCAGCGACTCTAGTAAACCTGCACAATAACATCACACATATTCCATCTAATCGGTTCCTGTTGATAAATTCTAAAACCCCAAACAAAGCCAAACCCACACAAACCtgctgctgtctgtctgtctagttgtctgtccgtcaataAAATAAACTCATATACCAATATTATTATGATCAACAAAAGATTCAAAAATTCTTAATTAACTGAAAAATGTGTGTTCGTAGCATAGCTATAAACTGGCCATATGTACAACTATACCTCTAAGTGtgcattctgtctgtctgtctgtcaatacatatttttgaacattgaatgtctgtctgtcgtctatctgtctgtctcatcaCCTCTTTGCTACATAAAATCGCTGACACCCACCAGTTAAACACACTAATATTTCACTAACCATTCTGCTGCAGCCAAATCGTTCTCACCCTTGTCTCTGAATTGCATCAAGTCCTTAAAACTTTGCTTATACCTTATcagacaataaaacaaacatataacctaacagcacaaacacaactacacaacaaaataccAATTCTTGACAATAGACACATAGCGTGTCTCAGCCAATTTTTCAGGGAGAAGATCAAATTCCAGCAATGTTGCAGCTAACCGTATAGGCATTTCTTTGCGTAAGAAATTGAATGACTGAGAGACATTGGCTGTCTTTCCTAGCAATTAAGACACAAGATTATAGTTAAACAATCAAACATACACCAACACAAATCAAGACCAACGTGCCTTATTCTAGCAGACTGTGaccttaattaaaatagtatttaattaattaaaaaaatgTTTGTGGCAAAatcattaaattttaatttacaataatttttaaataattaccatagttaattaaaatgctTTGAGTGCCAAGCAATGTTTAAACTATtctaaaaatataatttattaaaatcaTTTTGGTGAGAAAATCATTTAATttacaattaaataaattatatttaaatGGTGAGTGCCAGacattatttaaattatttttaaaatattacTAAACGGTATAGGTTCACTGCTATCATATTGTAGTCAGTTTGCAGGCCTCACTGCTATTATAAGTTTACTGTCGTCACATCTAAAAAATCTATGTTTCACTGAcctaataaattaaatacaCAGAATGAACAGGAGAGAATGACAGGCAACATCTAATTATTCTTAACACTTTGTCGTGTACTTGACTCCTTGTCGTACCAAGCTCTGCCATCATACCGTATTTCCgtgcatttagctgcatgccagTTTAGGCCGGGGATTATCAGGGTGCCGGTATACCctggagaaagagaggtgatTTGACCAACCTCCCTATAGACTAGACCCATAAATCTATGCTGCATCTGTTcttagatattgattgaactaacaCTAAGACGTATACTTTtacatctagatgtagtatataATCAACCCTCCAAATcaaataaattttgaaaaaaattttcaaattgaGAAATTGTCTCTTTTGGAAGCAATTCAATTTCGAAACATGCCAGAAGACAGTACGTAGTATGTTAGTCACAGTACGAATGACAGAAATGTGAGGCACAACTATGCATGCGTCACTCCTATGTATTGTGAACGAGCTCCCACAAGAATGATTGCAGTTTTTAGAGTTGTTTGTGACCATGACTGTGTCGCAAGATACCTTCTACAATAGTTTGGTCCCTGTTTACAGTCTCAATAAGGGAGCTGATTTAACAATATTTAAAGTTTAACGTAGAAATTAAAGTTAATACAAACCAATTTATCAAATACAGGACGAGCGGGGTGCACAAATCATGACTAAAGTACTAAAAGtgtacattgtgtgtgtgtgtgtgtgtgtgtgtgtgtgtgtgtgtgtgtgtgtgtgtgtgtgtgtgtgtgtgtgtgtgtgtaggcatgtgtaattaattagctgaTCTCCAGAAAATTGGAAGCGATTAAATTTAGGAAACTGGTTGATccttacaaaatttacaaaattaaaagtGACTCGaaatttactgtacagtagttagattattatttattattatagaTTTACTTATTACTAGAAAGTGTCTATGATTAGATGCAGAGTAAGGTTTGCTCTATTACGATCGGTATTTCTGTGTGTAAAAGGCACAAGATCAAAACTACATTGTCCGCTCAAATTAGACATGATGGACATTATGCAGAGTGAGGCTTGTCTCGAGCTCACTCACCAagtctttttcttgttgttctttttacttgacatagtttcttttaatcacaattgttgtagcagtgtgttACCAGTATTGTTGCagttaaagctattgatatcaatattgaGAAAATAAAGAGTAAACATAAAagattattattaattatgaCTTAAAAATGTAGTTCTTACGATTAGCTCAAGTGGATATCAACAAGATTAGAGAACTGTTTTAATCTAATTAACTGCTACATACTACACTGTGACGTCATGCATTTACGCCTACACATCAACTCTTCTGTCGCAAACGCGAGCAGAACGACCATCTAGTCACGTACATTCAGTCACAGAGCAGGCACAAACATTTCAATCACAAAGACTATCCAGCCATTCGACAGCATCCTACTGTGTACACAACAGACTGATTGACTTCATTGTTATCGCCTAGCACGCATCACAGTTTGCTAGCTACAACATCTGATAACATTGTCTCTTACCAAAATCGGTCAGCTGCTTTATTGAAAGCGGCGACGGGCTGTAGTTCGAGTAGTCCAACACGAGCTGCTTGATTCGCTCCTCGTCGTCGTCGTGAGAAGAAGAGGTTACCGTCGGTTGAGAGACGGACGCGATGCCAGTGCTGTGTAGGCGAAATAACAGTCTATGCCCAAGCAGTGAAAGCCTCGACCTCATTTTCAGTCTTTCCACAGCTGCACGAGCGAGAGACGATGACGTCTAGGCACGTGCAGGCACACCCTGCGGATAGTTACCTCTAAACTTTGCAAGCAACATTGACTTGCAGCAAATTACGCAGGGCGTTGCGCTCGTGTACGCACTTCTAGTCAATTACTGGACGTCCTCGTGCTTCTTCCGTTTCCGCACTCCCAATACGAATATGACATTCGGATGTGGCGCAGCCTTCAGAGAGAGAACTATAGATTAGGATACGGGGTCTTTTATCCGGGAAATGTCTGCAACATCCGGGAAAGTAGGTTTGATTTTTGTGACGGGGgattgttgttgcagttgtttcTTCTCGTGACGTTCTCTTTGTTTCTTACTAATTTCGTAGTGTCGTGTCCCGTCGTCGTGACTGCGTGTTTAGAGAGTTTGAGTCAAATACGTCTTACGCACAAAATGTGGCAGCAGTTTATGAGGTGCAACGTTAACGTTTTACATCTTTGTGTGAGTAAAATAATAGTTTGAGTTTAGATTACTGGCAAACCATCCTGAGGCAGTAGACAGGGTCAGTCGTGATCACGTGTCTAcagtatgacgtcatcatgtCTTCTACTCTTATTTTGTAGCTTGCTAACTCGTATGTAATTCGACGGATGGCTCAGATAACTCACTACACGTATCTAAAGCTCGTCGAGAGCACGTCCAGTCTCTCCGATAACTCAACAGACGTGTCCGGCCGGCTGTCGTCGTTCGCCAGACGATTTAGCGACAAAATCATGGAAGAAACGGAAGACTCAAACAAAGATAAGCCGAAAAACAGCTGAGTCTTCTAATAGCAAAGTCTAATAGTTACACTAGTGTGATAATAACTGGAGTGTAATATTACATACGGGACCTGATATGGTTTCTGAACAATTTAATATTATAGAGTTGAGTACCTTTTACATTTGGTGTGAGGACTTACTAGCTAGGGTACAAACTACAAAAATATACATTAACTGGTTATTCTCGTTTCATATGAATTGTGAGATCCAAAAGTCTTGCTCTTGGTATATCATTTGCACCATTCAGTGGTGTTGCAAAATAGGAGCCTGGGTGGGCCTTCCCCCCCTCAATATTAGCAGGTGTGGCGTTTTAGACAGATGATTTGGTTATAAGAGTCATTAACCCTAGGCTGGCTTTCCAATTTTGAAGGCCCAACGACACTACTGCGTCATTTCATCTACTGTACTGCTGTTCCTGATAACAAATTtcattcagctatgagccgtAAGAAAagagactttgtaaaagttacgagacttggcgagtagcatactctaaacgtatagggctaaacCGACTTCCAGTCTGtggactatgtggctggctggctggctggctatgtctttcatgctgcaggaatgtgccacgcctcctttgtgtggcccaatcatGAAACATTAATtactttatgtcgtacgtggtaaccaaagacaatggacgaacagccatCCTACGTGCGAAACTgtcttgagagagttttattaccagaacagtgtaatttatgtttgcgattgttaggacttgtcggaaataaacaacagaactcacctgtctacaATTACTGACctgaaatcgatcgctttcttggttttacaatagttatacgggaatctaacattatgTAACCATGAGAGATTGTATGTCCCGTATACAATGACTCtgtacagactatttacggacttcACGGTAGCTAGCttgacccagtctctctccgccctcgtcattcccggatagtcaatcctcgccgggaatgacgagggcggagagagactgggtagAATCTAACTTCGCAGTCATGCGAAACGGCATTCGACATGTACGGTTTTAGATACATTTTATAGGTAACACGTTTAGAAAGAAtaaaatagcgtgtatattctTAATTCTTTGCGACAATTAGCCCTACCCtacgtggtgttcaggactttgaaggctagctcatagctgtggaagcaaggGTGTAatcacagcttcaattactagttctAAGACCAATTGGATGTTCATAGTTGCCATAGCTTAGCCAACCCCTCCTTTTCTACTTCCGGACAGCTCACGTACAGTTCCTTTGATGCTGTCGTGTTGCCGCCTCGCCGATAAACTATAAATGAACACTTATTTTCACCGATAAGCTGCGAAGTGGCAACATGACAACATTAGAGTAACTGCACCAGACCCTTCCACACCATCTGGAAATACGTACCGTAAAAAGTGGAGGAGCTGGCTATGCTAGCCATTGTTGTGCACTATCAGTGTCTAGTGTAGCATGAAGTTTTAGCACAGCAACACTACAGTACCCACTAAATCGGGTCGGATCTACTCATACTCTCATAGTATTGCCATTTAGTCTGCAATCGTTCTGCTATCTGTGGTGGAATGAATAGAAATAAACACCTGTGCCTCGGCACTGTACAGTCTAATACTTTCAAGAGTGTAACATACACATAAATACACCTTGTTTTCAGGACATTCAATATGCCACCTGTCAGGATATTTAATTGTGTTGAGAACTTATCTCCAACACAACTCTAGCACTACATTGTTCGAAACGTGTTCATTGAAACCACAAATTTGTGGTCAGTTTTTGCCTGAATTGATACTAGACAAGGAGCCAATAGCACATCTAGTGCACTGTAAACGGTTGTGTTAAAGACTGAAAGATAAGTAGCTAGAACTGAAAGCAAAGATCTGAATGCCAGAAACGATAACTGTTGTTCTTTGAAGATGGGTCTTACACCAGTTTCTACACTAATCGTGATCAGGCTGACGGTATACTCTCGATTGTACAGTTGTGTGTTGATAGTCGAGACGACTCATGATTTATCACTCTTTTATCACACAGCTAGACACTCTATTGCGTAGTGTAGTAGTAAGTGAGAAAGCAGCTAGAACCAGTGTTGATATCATTATCCTTATAAGGAACAACACCCTTCTTTCAGGCGGTTAAATCCAGCAACATCTGATTACTAGCTCAGACAACTCTCGGGTCACCCTCTGATCGACGCTCTGCTTACGACGACACTATTGACTACCATTGAACAATGGCTCGTCTAGCTGTCACTACTTGCTTGATCTTTCTGCTTATAGCGTGGAAGACTCAGTGTCAATCAACTCCAACCACAGATACATACACCATAATTGGACCTAAAGGCGAAAAGGTGAGAGGGGTTGCATGCAATGTACAAATGGGTGAATAACTTATAGTCTTGTTTGGTAACGCAAACCCGTCATTTTGGGTTTCATGTTTTTCACTTTGGTGAAAAAGACAAGCCTAAATATTTGAGGATTCGTGAAGACACGTAACAACTAAATACTGCAGTGAGCACAGGCTAGTACAACTACGTCACTACTTCCCTCTTAGGGCAAAATGCTGAGTACCTACTAGTTAGAACTCAAATGCTGTGTTGAAACAGTGTCaaggtattaattaattaacgcaagCCAACTGGCCAGAGGTGGGGAGAGTGGATGATGTGGGAACACCTGAAGCAATACTCATCTggccagtgtggaaaataggaaaattattttggctcggacagattgagcctaggtaggacatattcttgtat
It contains:
- the LOC134194958 gene encoding calcium-binding and coiled-coil domain-containing protein 1-like; protein product: MTVEFVDVPRLFPSSTTIACHFVHSISSQPTDGAWIALLKVGWRTVATYFCFEWASVAAYGKDNVKVILFQEKSLPNDTSKDQYQFVYVDGKGQVLGSSDPFTFSHDGDSMSSFEYVSTSLESTPLKFDTRQDGDDEGGGLQSVGNVHAPVKGAENCEDVSQAEKESGVKPGADEMDATILNGEVEDLQAQEFGRKEIEQQTVIVSRESHTQVVEVNDATTGMEEVDEEEGSRDCVHKVEGAGSSGLSETENEVVKLQAISQEEMWIEGAQTESRQSGLSRQLVDVQPLQEPGCLATCSYQVGSNQENGNSESMDRDEDVKPSAPLEVPTDELPVSMESSRSQSDDDDVLDAVAMMKEVIELREEISLLKDRNLALENVVKEYIAIAAPLDKSNAALQSMWKIENQAYNRVSEKLKGSYKKLAEDKATIAMLEDKINTELKSKEAIKVELTRCQEAHHEVTLQLHVIQRNLMRVEKEKDDSCLELKETQKEKQELEVQLREKENEYNKMLHHVGKLEVRCETLNEQIHVRDRQTEILFGTTSDYLQQNSGSIPLSSTSDVCIACPPSVQEEMSQVDNPSYVISKSEQHAGASKTSSSSRKHSKKHTSRKDRKRDRHRKDPAQIEVVPVTLTEDISNPSRCFACGLIFPIDATADDRRRHFEDHYEDQETASSEAI
- the LOC134194996 gene encoding pyruvate dehydrogenase (acetyl-transferring) kinase, mitochondrial-like isoform X2 — its product is MRSRLSLLGHRLLFRLHSTGIASVSQPTVTSSSHDDDEERIKQLVLDYSNYSPSPLSIKQLTDFGKTANVSQSFNFLRKEMPIRLAATLLEFDLLPEKLAETRYVSIVKNWYKQSFKDLMQFRDKGENDLAAAEWFTRVAAGIKQRHANVVETMAQGINEMKEKYGEHTVDTYRAEIQYFLDRFYMNRISMRLLLSQHVALFADEETDGHNVGIIDTHCNVVSVIQDAATNARRLCESYYSVAPAVTFRTIGSPGDGMTVAYVASHLFHIMFELLKNSCRAVVEHHSSSDYLPAIEVMVTKGKEDICIKVSDQGGGINRSALHKLFHYHYSTAPQPDANLTAIIAPLAGYGYGLPLSRIYARYFTGDLLVTSMKGYGTDVHVYLKKLSSHAKEVLPLYGTTAKQQYKHKDLPPDWSSATHGGSSHRRFSTFIDLMDV
- the LOC134194996 gene encoding pyruvate dehydrogenase (acetyl-transferring) kinase, mitochondrial-like isoform X1 encodes the protein MLLAKFRAVERLKMRSRLSLLGHRLLFRLHSTGIASVSQPTVTSSSHDDDEERIKQLVLDYSNYSPSPLSIKQLTDFGKTANVSQSFNFLRKEMPIRLAATLLEFDLLPEKLAETRYVSIVKNWYKQSFKDLMQFRDKGENDLAAAEWFTRVAAGIKQRHANVVETMAQGINEMKEKYGEHTVDTYRAEIQYFLDRFYMNRISMRLLLSQHVALFADEETDGHNVGIIDTHCNVVSVIQDAATNARRLCESYYSVAPAVTFRTIGSPGDGMTVAYVASHLFHIMFELLKNSCRAVVEHHSSSDYLPAIEVMVTKGKEDICIKVSDQGGGINRSALHKLFHYHYSTAPQPDANLTAIIAPLAGYGYGLPLSRIYARYFTGDLLVTSMKGYGTDVHVYLKKLSSHAKEVLPLYGTTAKQQYKHKDLPPDWSSATHGGSSHRRFSTFIDLMDV